From Nocardioides sp. HDW12B, the proteins below share one genomic window:
- the yajC gene encoding preprotein translocase subunit YajC: MNGLEQLLPFVLIFLAFWLLLIRPQRKRQQELARAQGEVVIGDQVLLSAGIVGHVREAGSEFLKLEISPGAHLTVARQAVVRTLVDPVDTTDLPEDDELAHDGSAYDDTADDDTTYDGTTYEGGTDRGPDGSDPHRPTTS, from the coding sequence GTGAACGGACTGGAGCAGCTGCTCCCCTTCGTGCTCATCTTCCTCGCGTTCTGGCTGCTGCTCATCCGGCCCCAGCGCAAGCGACAGCAGGAGCTGGCACGTGCCCAGGGCGAGGTCGTCATCGGTGACCAGGTGCTGCTCAGCGCCGGCATCGTGGGACACGTCCGGGAGGCCGGGTCGGAGTTCCTCAAGCTCGAGATCTCCCCGGGAGCCCACCTGACCGTGGCCCGTCAGGCGGTCGTGCGCACGCTGGTCGACCCGGTCGACACCACCGACCTGCCCGAGGACGACGAGCTCGCCCACGACGGCTCGGCGTACGACGACACGGCGGACGACGACACGACGTACGACGGCACGACGTACGAGGGCGGGACCGACCGCGGACCCGACGGGTCCGACCCGCACCGCCCCACCACCTCCTGA
- the ruvB gene encoding Holliday junction branch migration DNA helicase RuvB, producing MDPEVEREVELSAAEIAYVESRALVDGQADLEDRVVEAALRPRTLDELIGQERVREQLALVLHAALGRGRAPDHVLLSGPPGLGKTTMAMIIAAEVGAPLRLTSGPAITHAGDLAAILSGLNEGDVLFVDEIHRMARPAEEMLYLAMEDFRVDVVVGKGPGATAIPLELPPFTLVGATTRAGLLPGPLRDRFGFTAHLDFYEPHELDLIVRRSARLLDASLTDDGAAEIASRSRGTPRIANRLLRRVRDYAQVRADGVCTLEVAHRALDLYEVDASGLDRLDRGVLDALCRRFGGGPVGLSTLAVAVGEERETVEEVAEPFLVRLGLLARTPRGRVATAAGWEHLGLRPPAGLVGSPGPVPAADEPETLFGS from the coding sequence ATGGACCCCGAGGTGGAGCGCGAGGTCGAGCTGAGCGCCGCCGAGATCGCCTACGTCGAGAGCCGGGCCCTGGTCGACGGCCAGGCCGACCTCGAGGACCGGGTCGTCGAGGCCGCCCTGCGACCGCGCACCCTCGACGAGCTGATCGGGCAGGAGCGGGTGCGCGAGCAGCTGGCGCTGGTGCTCCACGCCGCGCTCGGACGCGGCCGGGCGCCCGACCACGTCCTGCTCAGCGGGCCGCCGGGGCTGGGCAAGACCACGATGGCGATGATCATCGCCGCCGAGGTGGGGGCACCGCTGCGCCTGACCAGCGGCCCGGCCATCACCCACGCCGGCGACCTCGCTGCAATCCTCTCGGGGCTCAACGAGGGCGACGTGCTGTTCGTCGATGAGATCCACCGGATGGCGCGCCCGGCCGAGGAGATGCTCTACCTGGCCATGGAGGACTTCCGTGTCGACGTCGTCGTCGGCAAGGGGCCCGGCGCGACCGCGATCCCGCTGGAGCTGCCGCCCTTCACCCTGGTCGGCGCCACCACGCGAGCCGGTCTGCTGCCCGGGCCGCTGCGCGACCGGTTCGGCTTCACCGCCCACCTCGACTTCTACGAGCCGCACGAGCTCGACCTGATCGTGCGTCGCAGCGCACGGCTGCTCGACGCCTCGCTGACCGACGACGGCGCCGCCGAGATCGCGAGCCGCAGCCGGGGCACGCCCCGCATCGCCAACCGGCTGCTGCGCCGGGTCCGCGACTACGCCCAGGTCCGGGCCGACGGGGTCTGCACCCTCGAGGTGGCCCACCGCGCCCTGGACCTCTACGAGGTCGACGCCAGCGGTCTCGACCGGCTCGACCGCGGCGTGCTCGACGCGCTGTGCCGTCGTTTCGGCGGCGGCCCGGTCGGGCTCAGCACGCTCGCCGTGGCCGTGGGGGAGGAGCGCGAGACCGTCGAGGAGGTCGCCGAGCCCTTCCTCGTGCGGCTCGGGCTGCTCGCCCGGACCCCGCGCGGCCGGGTCGCCACCGCCGCCGGCTGGGAGCACCTCGGTCTGCGGCCCCCGGCCGGCCTCGTCGGCTCGCCCGGCCCGGTGCCGGCGGCCGACGAGCCCGAGACCCTCTTCGGCTCCTGA
- the ruvA gene encoding Holliday junction branch migration protein RuvA — protein MIAFVRGQVAQVGLSSAVLDVNGVGIELLCNPGTLATLRNGATATLPASLVVREESLTLFGFLDEDEKSLFVLLQTASGVGPKLAQAMLAVLSPDDLRRAVIGEDVRTLTRVPGIGQKGAQRIILELKDRIGPPSSGTTTAAPVVATDAEPVWRVQVREALVGLGWSSKEADKGIALAVPDEDDVPDVATVLRMALRAMSGR, from the coding sequence GTGATCGCCTTCGTCCGGGGCCAGGTGGCCCAGGTGGGGCTCAGCTCCGCCGTGCTCGACGTCAACGGCGTCGGCATCGAGCTGCTGTGCAACCCCGGCACGCTCGCGACCCTGCGCAACGGGGCCACCGCCACGCTGCCGGCCAGCCTCGTCGTGCGGGAGGAGTCGCTGACGCTCTTCGGCTTCCTCGACGAGGACGAGAAGTCGCTGTTCGTGCTGCTGCAGACCGCGAGCGGGGTCGGGCCCAAGCTGGCGCAGGCGATGCTCGCCGTGCTCTCGCCCGACGACCTGCGCCGCGCGGTCATCGGCGAGGACGTCCGCACCCTGACCCGGGTGCCGGGCATCGGCCAGAAGGGCGCCCAGCGCATCATCCTCGAGCTCAAGGACCGCATCGGCCCGCCCTCGTCGGGGACCACGACGGCCGCGCCCGTGGTGGCCACCGATGCCGAGCCGGTGTGGCGCGTCCAGGTGCGCGAGGCCCTCGTCGGCCTGGGCTGGTCGAGCAAGGAGGCCGACAAGGGCATCGCGCTCGCCGTGCCCGACGAGGACGACGTGCCCGACGTGGCCACCGTGCTGCGGATGGCGCTGCGCGCGATGAGCGGGCGCTGA
- the ruvC gene encoding crossover junction endodeoxyribonuclease RuvC: MLVLGIDPGLTRCGVGVVTGDVGRPLSLVDVGVLTSPAGASLADRLLLIDQQIETWLDRHTPDAVAVERVFSQHNVRTVMGTAQVSGLALVAAARRGIPVATYTPSEMKAAVTGSGRADKQQVGAMVTRLLRLPQKPTPADAADALGLAICHVWRGGAQARFQDAVRRHTAGVAGSGS, translated from the coding sequence ATGCTCGTGCTCGGGATCGACCCCGGCCTCACGCGCTGCGGCGTCGGCGTGGTCACCGGCGACGTCGGCCGACCGCTGTCGCTCGTCGACGTGGGCGTCCTGACGAGCCCTGCGGGCGCGTCGCTGGCCGACCGGCTGCTGCTCATCGACCAGCAGATCGAGACGTGGCTCGACCGGCACACGCCCGACGCCGTCGCGGTGGAGCGGGTCTTCAGCCAGCACAACGTCCGCACGGTCATGGGCACCGCCCAGGTCAGCGGGCTGGCGCTCGTCGCCGCGGCACGCCGGGGCATCCCGGTGGCGACGTACACCCCCAGCGAGATGAAGGCGGCCGTCACCGGCAGCGGTCGCGCCGACAAGCAGCAGGTCGGGGCGATGGTCACCCGCCTGCTCCGGCTGCCGCAGAAGCCGACCCCGGCGGACGCCGCCGACGCGCTCGGGCTGGCCATCTGCCACGTCTGGCGCGGGGGCGCCCAGGCCCGGTTCCAGGACGCCGTACGCCGTCACACGGCGGGTGTCGCGGGGAGCGGCTCGTGA
- a CDS encoding YebC/PmpR family DNA-binding transcriptional regulator: MSGHSKWATTKHKKAVIDARRGKMFAKLIKNIEVAARMGGGDISGNPTLYDAIQKAKKSSVPNDNIDRAVKRGSGAEAGGADYTTIMYEGYGPGGVAILIECLTDNKNRAAMEVRTAATRNGGSLADPGSVAYLFHRKGVVVLPKHQEGREVSEDDVLEATLDAGAEDVNDLGDSFEVLSEATDLVAVRTALQEAGLDYDSAEAQFVPSMEVTVDAEGAGKVMRLVEALEDLDDVQNVFANVDIPDEVMASLDA; encoded by the coding sequence ATGTCAGGCCACTCCAAGTGGGCGACCACGAAGCACAAGAAGGCCGTCATCGACGCCCGCCGCGGCAAGATGTTCGCCAAGCTGATCAAGAACATCGAGGTCGCCGCGCGCATGGGCGGCGGGGACATCTCCGGCAACCCGACGCTCTACGACGCCATCCAGAAGGCCAAGAAGTCCTCGGTCCCCAACGACAACATCGACCGCGCGGTCAAGCGCGGCTCGGGCGCCGAGGCCGGCGGGGCCGACTACACGACGATCATGTACGAGGGTTACGGCCCCGGCGGGGTCGCGATCCTCATCGAGTGCCTGACCGACAACAAGAACCGGGCCGCCATGGAGGTCCGCACCGCGGCCACCCGCAACGGCGGCTCGCTGGCCGACCCGGGCTCGGTCGCCTACCTCTTCCACCGCAAGGGCGTCGTGGTGCTGCCCAAGCACCAGGAGGGCCGCGAGGTCAGCGAGGACGACGTCCTCGAGGCGACCCTCGACGCCGGCGCCGAGGACGTCAACGACCTGGGGGATTCCTTCGAGGTGCTCAGCGAGGCCACCGACCTGGTCGCCGTACGCACGGCGCTGCAGGAGGCCGGGCTCGACTACGACTCCGCCGAGGCGCAGTTCGTGCCTTCGATGGAGGTCACCGTCGACGCCGAGGGGGCCGGCAAGGTGATGCGCCTCGTGGAGGCGCTCGAGGACCTCGACGACGTGCAGAACGTCTTCGCCAACGTCGACATCCCCGACGAGGTCATGGCCTCCCTCGACGCCTGA
- the pdxT gene encoding pyridoxal 5'-phosphate synthase glutaminase subunit PdxT — protein MTTGATAPSSAPASAAPRIGVLALQGDVREHVAMLAAVGAQGVPVRRARELGEVDGLILPGGESTTMSKLARVFDLLEPLREAARDGLPMFGTCAGMIMLADRIEGGTADQETIGGLDVVVRRNAFGRQVDSFEADLHLEHLGSLDRPFHALFIRAPWVEKVGPDVEVVGTVATGPATGRIVAVRQAHLVATSFHPEVTGDPRVHAFFVDVVRGTSRS, from the coding sequence GTGACCACGGGCGCCACGGCTCCCTCCTCCGCTCCCGCGTCCGCGGCGCCCCGCATCGGGGTGCTCGCGCTGCAGGGCGACGTGCGCGAGCACGTCGCGATGCTCGCCGCCGTCGGCGCGCAGGGCGTGCCGGTACGTCGTGCCCGTGAGCTCGGCGAGGTCGACGGGCTGATCCTCCCCGGCGGGGAGTCGACGACGATGTCGAAGCTCGCCCGCGTCTTCGACCTGCTCGAGCCGCTGCGGGAGGCGGCGCGCGACGGCCTGCCGATGTTCGGCACCTGCGCCGGGATGATCATGCTGGCCGACCGCATCGAGGGCGGGACCGCCGACCAGGAGACCATCGGCGGGCTCGACGTGGTCGTGCGCCGCAACGCCTTCGGCCGCCAGGTCGACTCCTTCGAGGCCGACCTGCACCTGGAGCACCTGGGCTCGCTCGACCGCCCCTTCCACGCCCTCTTCATCCGCGCGCCCTGGGTGGAGAAGGTCGGTCCCGACGTCGAGGTCGTCGGCACCGTGGCCACCGGACCCGCCACGGGTAGGATCGTCGCGGTCCGGCAGGCGCACCTCGTCGCCACGTCGTTCCACCCCGAGGTCACCGGCGATCCGCGAGTGCACGCGTTCTTCGTCGACGTCGTGCGCGGCACCTCCCGCTCCTGA
- the pdxS gene encoding pyridoxal 5'-phosphate synthase lyase subunit PdxS — MNAPQTSPQQTENVPHENRLTGTDGVKRGMAEMLKGGVIMDVVTAEQAKIAEDAGAVAVMALERVPADIRAQGGVSRMSDPDMIDSIIETVSIPVMAKARIGHFAEAQVLQSLGVDYIDESEVLSPADYANHIDKWQFTAPFVCGATNLGEALRRISEGAAMIRSKGEAGTGDVSNAVTHMRTIRAELRRLSSLPADELYVAAKELQAPYPLVREVAETGKLPVVLFTAGGIATPADAAMMMQLGAEGVFVGSGIFKSGNPVQRAEAIVKATTFYDDPDVVAKVSRGLGEAMVGLNVDEIPEPHRLSERGW, encoded by the coding sequence GTGAACGCACCGCAGACCTCCCCCCAGCAGACCGAGAACGTCCCGCACGAGAACCGGCTCACCGGCACCGACGGCGTCAAGCGCGGCATGGCCGAGATGCTCAAGGGCGGCGTCATCATGGACGTCGTGACCGCCGAGCAGGCGAAGATCGCCGAGGACGCCGGTGCCGTCGCGGTGATGGCGCTCGAGCGCGTGCCCGCCGACATCCGGGCCCAGGGCGGCGTGTCGCGGATGAGCGACCCCGACATGATCGACAGCATCATCGAGACCGTCTCCATCCCGGTGATGGCCAAGGCCCGCATCGGCCACTTCGCCGAGGCCCAGGTCCTGCAGAGCCTCGGGGTCGACTACATCGACGAGTCCGAGGTGCTGAGCCCGGCCGACTACGCCAACCACATCGACAAGTGGCAGTTCACCGCCCCCTTCGTGTGCGGCGCCACCAACCTCGGTGAGGCGCTGCGTCGCATCTCCGAGGGCGCGGCGATGATCCGCTCCAAGGGCGAGGCCGGCACCGGTGACGTCTCCAACGCCGTCACCCACATGCGCACGATCCGCGCCGAGCTGCGCCGCCTGTCCTCGCTGCCTGCCGACGAGCTCTACGTCGCGGCCAAGGAGCTGCAGGCGCCGTACCCGCTGGTCCGCGAGGTCGCCGAGACCGGCAAGCTCCCCGTCGTGCTCTTCACCGCGGGCGGCATCGCCACCCCGGCCGACGCGGCGATGATGATGCAGCTCGGCGCCGAGGGCGTCTTCGTCGGCTCGGGCATCTTCAAGTCCGGCAACCCGGTGCAGCGCGCCGAGGCGATCGTCAAGGCCACCACCTTCTACGACGACCCCGACGTCGTCGCGAAGGTGTCGCGCGGCCTCGGCGAGGCCATGGTCGGCCTCAACGTCGACGAGATCCCCGAGCCGCACCGGCTCTCCGAGCGCGGCTGGTGA
- a CDS encoding glycosyltransferase family 4 protein — translation MSARRPPVPAPAPHGLRVGMVCPYSLDTFGGVQQHVAGLAAGLRAAGHHVEVLAPGDTDRARSPHVTVVGEGQALPFNGSVAPVRMGARRQVRAWLAQGRFDVVHVHEPAAPSTSFTAVRALLEEPVPVVATHHIAQDRALALRVAAPTVLRQVLPRIDAHIVVSEEARRTLLRYHQVDAVPVPNGVTVADLDRTRTAPPLAERHDLVFVGRPDEPRKGLQVLLEALPEIVARHPGTRLVVVGGDRLPREPASALRRALEPLGLAVDDVVEAAGRLSDDGKVERLARARVLVAPNTGGESFGIVLTEAMAAGLPVVASDLVAFRAVLDDGRRGLLVPSEDAAALAAGVCTLLGDLALSEQLARAGHEAAYACFDWSVVAPQVLEVYADAGAGQDAPGGGRRGPRLGWSPAPSGT, via the coding sequence ATGAGCGCGCGACGGCCGCCCGTGCCTGCGCCCGCCCCCCACGGCCTGCGCGTCGGCATGGTGTGCCCCTACTCGCTCGACACCTTTGGCGGCGTCCAGCAGCACGTCGCCGGCCTGGCCGCCGGCCTGCGCGCCGCCGGGCACCACGTCGAGGTGCTCGCACCCGGCGACACCGACCGCGCCCGGTCCCCCCACGTGACGGTGGTGGGGGAGGGACAGGCGCTGCCGTTCAACGGCTCGGTCGCCCCGGTGCGGATGGGGGCGCGCCGCCAGGTCCGCGCCTGGCTCGCGCAGGGCCGCTTCGACGTCGTCCACGTCCACGAGCCGGCCGCACCGAGCACGTCCTTCACCGCGGTCCGCGCGCTGCTCGAGGAGCCGGTGCCGGTGGTGGCCACCCACCACATCGCCCAGGACCGCGCGCTGGCGCTGCGGGTGGCGGCCCCGACCGTGCTGCGCCAGGTGCTGCCGCGCATCGACGCGCACATCGTCGTCTCCGAGGAGGCCCGCCGCACGCTGCTGCGCTACCACCAGGTCGACGCGGTCCCGGTCCCGAACGGCGTCACGGTGGCCGACCTCGACCGCACCCGCACCGCGCCGCCGCTCGCCGAGCGCCACGACCTGGTCTTCGTGGGGCGTCCGGACGAGCCCCGCAAAGGCCTGCAGGTCCTGCTCGAGGCGCTGCCCGAGATCGTGGCCCGCCACCCGGGCACCCGGCTGGTCGTGGTCGGCGGCGACCGGCTGCCGCGGGAGCCGGCCTCGGCGCTGCGCCGCGCGCTGGAGCCGCTGGGGCTCGCCGTCGACGACGTGGTCGAGGCGGCCGGACGACTCAGCGACGACGGCAAGGTCGAGCGCTTGGCCCGGGCCCGGGTGCTCGTGGCCCCCAACACCGGGGGCGAGAGCTTCGGCATCGTGCTGACCGAGGCGATGGCGGCCGGGCTCCCGGTCGTGGCCAGCGACCTCGTCGCCTTCCGTGCCGTGCTCGACGACGGCCGCCGCGGGCTGCTGGTGCCGTCGGAGGACGCCGCCGCCCTGGCCGCCGGGGTGTGCACCCTGCTGGGTGATCTCGCTCTCAGCGAGCAGCTCGCGCGGGCCGGCCACGAGGCGGCGTACGCCTGTTTCGACTGGTCCGTCGTCGCGCCGCAGGTGCTCGAGGTGTACGCCGACGCGGGTGCCGGTCAGGACGCTCCCGGGGGCGGACGCCGGGGGCCCCGTCTCGGTTGGTCTCCGGCACCGTCGGGGACGTAA
- a CDS encoding phosphatidylinositol mannoside acyltransferase has translation MSPHPVLATLERAFASGTEQAVAAAYVAGWRGVGRLSEDHARALFDRIAARMHARHGTSVHRLRANLARVRPELDHDALDELTREGVHSYLRYWCESFRLPSWPTDDLVARVTTVHEERLRTPYDAGRGVVAALPHQGNWDWAGAWACATGAPVMTVAERLRPERLYDEFVAFRSSLGMTILPLTGGEPPLPRLAEHVRAGGFAPLLADRDLSRSAVDVTLCGHAARMPRGPAALALETGAALVPITTAYRGDRLQITFHQEVDVAALGVETATQRVADAFTDALVADPADWHMMQRVFVDDLPAPEPRGESA, from the coding sequence GTGAGCCCCCACCCGGTCCTGGCCACCCTGGAGCGGGCGTTCGCCTCCGGCACCGAGCAGGCGGTCGCGGCGGCCTACGTCGCCGGCTGGCGGGGCGTCGGCCGGCTGTCGGAGGACCACGCCCGCGCGCTCTTCGACCGCATCGCGGCCCGCATGCACGCCCGGCACGGCACCTCCGTGCACCGGCTCCGGGCCAACCTGGCGCGAGTGCGCCCCGAGCTCGACCACGACGCCCTCGACGAGCTGACCCGCGAGGGAGTGCACTCCTACCTGCGCTACTGGTGCGAGTCGTTCCGGCTGCCGTCGTGGCCCACCGACGACCTCGTCGCCCGCGTCACGACGGTCCACGAGGAGCGGCTGCGCACGCCGTACGACGCGGGGAGGGGGGTGGTCGCCGCCCTGCCCCACCAGGGGAACTGGGACTGGGCCGGTGCCTGGGCCTGCGCCACCGGCGCGCCGGTGATGACGGTCGCCGAGCGGCTGCGCCCCGAGCGCCTGTACGACGAGTTCGTCGCCTTCCGGTCCTCGCTGGGCATGACGATCCTGCCGCTGACCGGCGGCGAGCCGCCCCTGCCGCGACTGGCCGAGCACGTCCGGGCCGGCGGGTTCGCCCCGCTGCTGGCCGACCGCGACCTCAGCCGCAGCGCCGTCGACGTCACGCTCTGCGGCCACGCGGCCCGGATGCCGCGCGGGCCCGCCGCCCTGGCGCTGGAGACCGGGGCCGCCCTGGTGCCGATCACGACCGCCTACCGCGGCGACCGGCTCCAGATCACGTTCCACCAGGAGGTGGACGTCGCCGCGCTGGGCGTGGAGACCGCCACCCAGCGGGTCGCCGACGCGTTCACCGACGCGCTGGTCGCGGACCCCGCCGACTGGCACATGATGCAGCGGGTCTTCGTCGACGACCTCCCCGCGCCGGAGCCCCGGGGGGAGAGCGCATGA
- the pgsA gene encoding phosphatidylinositol phosphate synthase, whose amino-acid sequence MMERFRAFWTSLFNPVVRGLLRAGVSPDVVTLVGTLGVCAGAVVFFPQGELLVGVLVITAFVFSDLVDGAMARQSGRTSSFGAFLDSTLDRIADAAIFGALAMYYVGPGENDLLAALAIYCLTMGSVTSYARARAESLGMQAKVGIAERADRLVAILVMTGVADLLNVLGVGEGALVLIPITLAVLAIASTVTVVQRILVVRQQAHGLTP is encoded by the coding sequence ATGATGGAAAGATTCCGCGCGTTCTGGACCAGCCTCTTCAACCCGGTGGTCCGGGGCCTCCTGCGAGCCGGGGTCAGCCCCGACGTCGTCACCCTGGTCGGCACCCTCGGCGTCTGCGCCGGCGCGGTGGTCTTCTTCCCGCAGGGCGAGCTGCTCGTCGGCGTGCTGGTGATCACCGCCTTCGTGTTCTCCGACCTCGTCGACGGCGCGATGGCGCGCCAGTCCGGCCGGACCAGCAGCTTCGGCGCGTTCCTCGACTCCACCCTCGACCGCATCGCCGACGCCGCCATCTTCGGCGCGCTGGCGATGTACTACGTGGGCCCCGGCGAGAACGACCTGCTCGCCGCCCTGGCGATCTACTGCCTGACGATGGGCTCGGTCACCTCCTACGCCCGCGCCCGCGCCGAGTCGCTGGGCATGCAGGCCAAGGTCGGCATCGCCGAGCGCGCCGACCGGCTCGTGGCGATCCTCGTCATGACCGGCGTGGCCGACCTGCTCAACGTCCTCGGGGTCGGCGAGGGCGCGCTCGTGCTCATCCCGATCACCCTCGCGGTGCTCGCCATCGCCAGCACCGTCACCGTGGTGCAGCGCATCCTCGTGGTCCGGCAGCAGGCCCACGGCCTGACCCCGTGA
- a CDS encoding HIT domain-containing protein — protein MSEQGSESPGTTHHQGGAGEPDALERLWTPHRMAYISGENKPADGTSETCPFCQIPQMGDEDGLVVHRGEQCFVVLNLYPYSSGHLMVCPFRHVASYPDLTEEETVEVAHLTQRAMRVIKAVSGAHGFNLGMNQGSVAGAGIAAHLHQHVVPRWGGDANFMPIIGRTKTLPQLLTETRRLLAEAWDTV, from the coding sequence GTGAGCGAGCAGGGGAGCGAGAGCCCCGGGACCACCCACCACCAGGGCGGGGCGGGAGAGCCCGACGCCCTCGAGCGGCTGTGGACGCCGCACCGGATGGCCTACATCTCCGGCGAGAACAAGCCGGCCGACGGCACCTCCGAGACCTGTCCGTTCTGCCAGATCCCGCAGATGGGTGACGAGGACGGCCTGGTCGTGCACCGCGGCGAGCAGTGCTTCGTGGTGCTCAACCTCTACCCGTACTCGTCGGGCCACCTCATGGTCTGCCCCTTCCGGCACGTCGCGAGCTACCCCGACCTGACCGAGGAGGAGACCGTCGAGGTCGCCCACCTCACCCAGCGGGCGATGCGGGTCATCAAGGCCGTCAGCGGTGCCCACGGCTTCAACCTCGGGATGAACCAGGGGTCGGTCGCGGGTGCCGGCATCGCCGCTCACCTGCACCAGCACGTCGTGCCGCGCTGGGGCGGCGACGCCAACTTCATGCCGATCATCGGGCGCACCAAGACGCTGCCGCAGCTGCTGACCGAGACCCGCCGGCTGCTCGCGGAGGCCTGGGACACGGTGTGA
- the thrS gene encoding threonine--tRNA ligase yields MSEIKVTVVHAAERAERAVTTGTKAWELFAESPEVIAARVGGELRDLAHELADGDVVEGVAMSEPDGLDILRHSTAHVMAQAVQELFPDAKLGIGPPIENGFYYDFDVAEPFVPEDLEKIETRMRKIIKEGQRFSRRAVSDGDAIAELADEPYKLELIGLKGSGSADDAAEGANVEVGAGELTIYDNHRRNGDLAWKDLCRGPHLPTTKRIPAFKLMRSAAAYWRGDEKNKQLQRLYGTAWPSKEELEAHLERIAEAERRDHRKLGRELDLFSFPDELGSGLAVFHPKGGVIKREMEDYVRRRHIEEGFSYVGTPHISKDGLFHTSGHLPYYADGMFPPMKLDGAEYRLKAMSCPMHNLIYQSRGRSYRELPLRLFEFGGVYRNEKSGVVHGLTRVRGMTQDDSHSYVTPEQAPAEIKHLLDFCLSLFRDFGLDDFYLELSTRDDSKPDKFVGSDEEWQVATKVLSDVATESGLELVPDPGGAAYYGPKISVQARDAIGRTWQMSTIQYDFNQPRGFELEYVAADGSRQRPVMIHSAKFGSIERFLGVLVEHYAGAFPPWLAPVQVVGIPVAERHQDFLFETAEKMRRLGLRVEIDGSDERMQKKIRNAQLEKVPFMMLVGDRDLEAGAVSFRYRNGEQENGVPVDEAIARVQAAVAGREQV; encoded by the coding sequence GTGTCCGAGATCAAGGTGACCGTCGTCCACGCAGCAGAGCGCGCGGAGCGAGCCGTCACCACGGGCACCAAGGCCTGGGAGCTGTTCGCCGAGTCGCCCGAGGTGATCGCGGCGCGTGTCGGCGGTGAGCTGCGCGACCTCGCCCACGAGCTGGCCGACGGCGACGTGGTCGAGGGGGTCGCGATGTCGGAGCCGGACGGCCTCGACATCCTGCGCCACTCGACCGCCCACGTGATGGCCCAGGCCGTCCAGGAGCTGTTCCCCGACGCCAAGCTGGGCATCGGCCCGCCGATCGAGAACGGCTTCTACTACGACTTCGACGTCGCTGAGCCGTTCGTCCCGGAGGACCTCGAGAAGATCGAGACCCGGATGCGCAAGATCATCAAGGAGGGCCAGCGCTTCTCGCGACGCGCGGTCTCTGACGGCGACGCGATCGCCGAGCTCGCGGACGAGCCCTACAAGCTCGAGCTCATCGGCCTCAAGGGCTCCGGCTCGGCCGACGACGCCGCCGAGGGGGCCAACGTCGAGGTCGGCGCCGGCGAGCTGACGATCTACGACAACCACCGCCGCAACGGCGACCTGGCCTGGAAGGACCTGTGCCGCGGCCCGCACCTGCCCACCACCAAGCGCATCCCGGCGTTCAAGCTGATGCGCTCGGCGGCGGCGTACTGGCGCGGCGACGAGAAGAACAAGCAGCTGCAGCGTCTCTACGGCACCGCCTGGCCGTCGAAGGAGGAGCTGGAGGCGCACCTCGAGCGCATCGCCGAGGCGGAGCGTCGCGACCACCGCAAGCTGGGGCGAGAGCTCGACCTCTTCTCCTTCCCCGACGAGCTCGGCTCCGGCCTCGCGGTCTTCCACCCCAAGGGCGGCGTCATCAAGCGGGAGATGGAGGACTACGTCCGCCGCCGGCACATCGAGGAGGGCTTCTCCTACGTCGGCACGCCGCACATCTCCAAGGACGGCCTCTTCCACACCTCGGGCCACCTGCCCTACTACGCCGACGGCATGTTCCCGCCGATGAAGCTCGACGGCGCGGAGTACCGCCTCAAGGCGATGAGCTGCCCGATGCACAACCTCATCTACCAGTCCCGCGGCCGCTCCTACCGCGAGCTGCCGCTGCGGCTCTTCGAGTTCGGCGGCGTCTACCGCAACGAGAAGTCGGGCGTCGTCCACGGCCTCACCCGCGTGCGCGGGATGACGCAGGACGACTCGCACTCCTACGTCACCCCCGAGCAGGCCCCGGCGGAGATCAAGCACCTGCTCGACTTCTGCCTCAGCCTCTTCCGCGACTTCGGCCTCGACGACTTCTACCTCGAGCTGTCGACCCGTGACGACTCCAAGCCCGACAAGTTCGTCGGCTCCGACGAGGAGTGGCAGGTCGCCACCAAGGTGCTCTCCGACGTCGCCACCGAGTCCGGCCTCGAGCTGGTCCCCGACCCCGGCGGCGCGGCGTACTACGGACCGAAGATCTCGGTGCAGGCGCGCGACGCCATCGGCCGGACCTGGCAGATGTCGACCATCCAGTACGACTTCAACCAGCCGCGCGGCTTCGAGCTCGAGTACGTCGCCGCGGACGGCTCGCGCCAGCGCCCGGTGATGATCCACTCGGCCAAGTTCGGCTCGATCGAGCGGTTCCTCGGCGTGCTCGTCGAGCACTACGCCGGCGCCTTCCCGCCCTGGCTCGCGCCGGTGCAGGTGGTCGGCATCCCGGTGGCCGAGCGCCACCAGGACTTCCTGTTCGAGACCGCCGAGAAGATGCGGCGGCTCGGCCTGCGGGTCGAGATCGACGGCAGCGACGAGCGGATGCAGAAGAAGATCCGCAACGCCCAGCTGGAGAAGGTGCCCTTCATGATGCTGGTCGGCGACCGCGACCTCGAGGCCGGCGCGGTCTCGTTCCGCTACCGCAACGGCGAGCAGGAGAACGGCGTACCCGTCGACGAGGCGATCGCACGCGTCCAGGCCGCGGTGGCCGGCCGCGAGCAGGTCTGA